In Paludibacter propionicigenes WB4, the genomic window TCGATCCCGGCTCTGGGTACTTTCAAAGTAAAACCTCAATTGATTATCAATCAATTGAGGTTTTTTGTTTTTATTTCTTCCCCACATTTTCCCCACTCAAGTAAATTTGGGTCAATGTAAATATCCGGTGGAGTGAGAATACTAAACTACGCCAAACTGAGGTAATAAGTTTATATTTTTATCAGCATTGACAAGATTTACAATCAACTTCGGACTGTATTGAACAAATTACATTGAACTGTTGTAATATACATAGAGTAATACAGCAAGAGTAATCAACTAAATATTAGATGCGTATGAAGAAATTACGATACAACATAAAGATCAATGCACCTGTAAGCAAAGTCTATGATGTTATGCTTGGCATTAGCAATAAAGCTACTTATGAGCAATGGACAGCGTTGTTTAACCCTACATCCACTTATGAAGGTAGCTGGAATAAGGGAAGCAAAATGCATTTTATCGGAGTGGATGAAAATGGAGAAAATGGAGGAATGGTTTCGGAGATAGCAGAAAACATTCCGAACCGGTTTGTGTCAATCCGGCATTACGGCCTTTTAAAGGCTGATAAGGAAATAACCGAAGGCCCTGAAGTAGAGAAATGGGCTTGTGGATTTGAAAACTATTCATTTGAAGAAATCAATGGAGTGTCTGTGCTTAATGTTGAACTGGATACTCCCGATGATTTTGAAGATTTTATGAACGAAACTTATCCATTGGCACTCGATAGGCTTAAAGAAATATGTGAAGAATAAAATATCACGGTTTATACAAAATCTTCATATCCATTGCTACTTGGAAATAGTTGTTTCTTAGAAAACAAAAAAGTCTGACTCATTATCTGAGTCAGACTTTTTTTTTATAGCACCATGTTTTATTTCGTAGGTTTCATTACTACTTCCATAACGTTGCCCTGGCTTACCAATTTTGCTAAAGTAGATTGAATCGACTGTGGAGTGATTGCTTCTACTGCATTTTTATAGTTGTCCACATAATTTATCTGATTATGATAGTAGCTTTCTACTGTGTTTAACCACCATCCGTTCTCTCTCAGATTTTCATTATAAGTTTTCAGCAAGTTTTGTTTTACCTTTTGAACGTCTTCTGTTTTCGGGCCATTCTTCACAATTTCGTTTACCTCATCGTAAATCATTCCAATAAGTTTGGCTTGTTTAGCAGGATCGGTATCAAATTGCATGAGTAAAGTTGCATTGTCTATCGGTTGATGGCTAATGCCTGCACGAACGCCTACACCGTAGGTTCCACCTTCTTTCTCACGAATGGATTCGGTGTATCGTATATCCAGTATATCGCCAATGGCTCCAACCAATGTGTTATTCACAATATTGTAAGGCATTGCGCCGTTATATAGTACCAGATTGCTTGCTTTCGCAGTTTTCATATCTTTTTCGAATGTATTCGAAACTTTTCCCTGCGGTTTACGTATATTGTTGTCCGTAAATTTTTCCAGTACCTTGGTTGTTTTCAAACCTCCAAGATATGTACAAATAGCATTGCTTACTTTCACATTGTTTGGATCAACATTTCCAGCCAAGATAAACGTAAAATCAGCTGGGTTGGCAAATCGTTCTTTGAAAAATGCTAATGCTTTATCCTGATCTACCTTAGTGATAGTGTTCAGATTCATAATTACAGTACGCGGATTGCGGTTGGTAACCAAAGTGTTTATAGTGTCGGAGAATGCTTTACGGGGATCCGTAGCACTATTTGCCAAACTGGTGCGATACATGTTTATTAATGCGCTAAAAGCATTGTCGTCCTTGCGGGGAGCAGTGTAGTATAAATACACCAACTGCATCATGGTTTCAAAATCATTTACCGAAGATTTTCCTCCAAAGCCTTCTTCGTAATTGGTAATCTGAGGTTGAACGCTAACTACTTTTCCTGTTAGAATTTTATTCAAATCTACTTGTGAATAGCTGCCTAATCCGTTGTTGCCAACAATGGTAGATGCTAATGTGGCTGAAGGTAGAAGCGAAATATCTTTTACTTTGGAAAGACCTCCTTCGCTGTATGCACTTAGCAATATTTCATCTTGTTTAAAGGTAGTAGGTTTGAAAATTACCCGTACACCATTGCTCAGCGTCCATTCTGTGGTACCAAGTTTTGGGTTTTGTCCTTTCTTAATTACTTTACCAGCAACAGGTGCTTTCTCTACCAACGGTTTATTCAGTGTTTCTTCTGCTTTAGCTGTTAGTTGAGCTTTGCCTGCTTCTGTAATAGCTGCAAGAACCTGATCGTTGTTTGGAACCTTCACAGTTGGTTTTTCGGGCGAGGTGATAGTTACCAACAGATTTTTCTCGGTAATATATGATTTTGCTACCTGATTAATTACATTGACTGTTAAGTTCGGCAAAATAGCCTGAATTGTTTGATACTCCCATTCTATGCCGGGAACAGGTTCGTTGTGTAAGAAATTCCGAACGTATTCAGTTACTAAACTGTTGTTTTTCCGATGATCACGATCTTTGTAGGATGTTTCAAATTGTTTTAGCATATTGGTTTTGGCTCTTTCCAACTCAGCGTTTGTAAACCCGAAACGTTTGATTTTCTCAGCTTCAAGCAACAATGCATTTAATCCCTCTGCTTCTTTTCCTTCTCTGGGCACAGCCAGCATCGTGAATGCATCTTTGGATTTTACCAATTCGCCATAACCTGCCATAGCTCCCACAAAAGGTGCATTAGCTTGTTGTGTGATTTCGTTAAAACGTTCTCCGATAATAGTGGAAATCAGATTGTCAGCAATACCCTTAGCGTATCCCTGTACCGAAAGCTGAATTTCGGCAGGAAGTTTTTCGTGCTTGTACTCAAGCGTAATGCGGGTTACGTTAGCCTCTTTGTCAGAAACTAAAGCTACGATGGGTTTGTCATTGTCTGCAACAGTGTATATCGGGCGTTCTCCAGCATTTTCTTTCTTTGGAATTGAAGAGAATAAAGTTTTTATTTTAGCTTCAATTTTATCTACGTCGATATCTCCAACTACTAAAATAGCCTGCAAATCCGGACGATACCATTTCTTATAATAATCTCTGATGACATCATACTTAAAGTGTTTAATTACAGCTGTATCACCTATTCCGTCTCTTATTCCATATTGCGATCCGGGATATTTAATTTTGTTCGATTCTTTCCACATTCTGCGGTCCGCACCAAAACGCGTACGCCATTCTTCCATAATAACACCGCGTTCACTATCAATTTCTTTATCATCAAGGGTTATATAGCTCGACCAGTCGTGCAAAACAAGTAATGCGCTGTCAACCACTCCTTCTTGAATAGTTGGTACATCCGATAAATTATAGACTGTTTCGTCAAGAGCTGTATAAGCGTTAATATTTTCACCGAATTTCACACCGTGTTTTTCAAGAAAACTAATTACTCCTTTTCCGGGGAAGTTTTTGGTGCCGTTAAATGCCATGTGTTCAAGAAAATGCGCTAAACCGTTCTGATTATCGTTTTCAAGAATAGAACCAACATTCTGTGCAATGAAAAACTCAGCACGTTGTTTTGGTTCAGCATTAGCACGAATGTAGTAGGTTAAACCGTTGTCTAACTTCCCATAGCGTATTTTAGGATCAAGCGGAATAGGTTGTACCTGTTGAGCCCCGGCCTGTAGTGCCAGCATGAGCATCAAACTTACGGAAAACAACCTGAAAAGATTTTTTTTCATAATTGAATTGTTTTTTGAATTGATGATTGTTTATTAGAGAATAATATTCGCAGTTAAATCGGTTACAAAGGAAAGTATAATTAGTGAAATAACAAAATCATTTTATTGTTTCTCGATAATTATTTATTAATCTGCATAGATTTTAGACCGATATTCCAATATTTCTATTGTTTTAACCGGTTTACTTGTTGAGGCGCTTTGATAAATAATGTACTTTTGTAATGTAAAAACATAACACAATGTCAGAAGAATTGTTTATTCCTGTAGGATCAGGGAAAAAAGAGATATATGAAACCTTACTCCCGCAAATAGCAGCGCTGATAGAAGGCGAAACTGATTTTATTGCCAATCTGGCAAATATTACGGCAGTTTTAAAAGAGTCGTTTGGTTGGTGGTGGGTTGGTTTCTATATTGTGAAAGAGGATGTGTTGGTGCTTGGACCGTTTCAGGGACCAATTGCCTGTACGCGTATACGTTTAGGGAAAGGTGTTTGTGGTACAGCCTGGAAAGAAGAAAAGAGTCAGTTTGTGCCGGATGTCAATTTATTTCCGGGACATATTGCGTGTAGCAGTAGCTCTGTTTCCGAAATTGTAGTCCCGGTTTTTGACAACCAAGATAAGGTAATCGCTGTGCTGGATGTCGACAGTGAACGCTACGATGTGCTTGATGAAACAGATGTTACTTATCTCGAAAAAATAGCTAAGATTGTAACTAAATCACTTGTATAAACAAAATGTCATTCCAGATAAGAATGACATTTTGTTTAATATAGAGAATAAGGTATTTATTTTAGAGCTTCTAAGTTTTCAGGAGTTTGTATGCTTTTTGCTCCGGTGGAATACAAGCCTTCTATTCTCGCGGCGTATCGTTCTTCTACTTTACCACGCATTATTTTCATGGTGCTGTTTACCAATCCGTTTTGTTCGCTGAACGGCTCGCCAATTACAGCTACAGCTGAAGGAAGCCAGCGTTCGGGAAACAGTCCTTCCAATCTTCCGCCCTTTTTGTATTCATTTATTTCTTTCTGAAGTTTATTCAGCGCTAACTCTTTAGCTTCATTACTATCCCAGCTTAGTTGCGGTTTCTTTTCTTTTACATAGCGTTTAAGCGCTTCTTTATTGGGAACAATCAGAGCAGTTGTGTAAGGGTTCTGGTTGTTGTAGAGCACCACCTGATCTATGTATCGAGAGTTATCAGCTATAGATTCTTCAATTCCTTCCGGACTGTATTTTTCTCCATCACTCGATATCAGCAGACTTTTAAATCGTCCAACTACATACAAAAATCCATCATTGTCCATATAGCCCATATCGCCAGTATGTAACCAACCGTCTTTTATCGTTTCGGCAGTGGCTTTTTCATTTTTAAAGTATCCTGCCATGACATTCTCGCCTTTTATCACGATTTCCCCTTTTTCGTAATTTGGAAGTTGCTTTCCTTCAGAATCGTAAATTTTCAGTTCCAACGGCTTTACCAAGTAGCCCGATGATCCAAGTTTGTGATGTTTCAGCCCGTTGGATGAAATGATCGGAGTTGCCTCGGACAGTCCGTATCCCTGAAACATAGGAATACCTATTGCATAATAAAAGCGCTGTAGATCAATATCTAATAATGCACCGCCTCCAATGAAGAAATCAAGATTTCCACCAAATGCTTCGCGCACTTTCTTGAATAATATTCTGTCGAATAATACGATAAGTGGCTTTTTCAATATCTGTAATCCTTTTCCTTTGTTGTATCCTTCTTTATTGTAAGAATAAGATAGATTTAGGGCAAAGTTAAACAAGCGGTTTACCATATCTCCCTGCGCTCGTATGTTAGCCTCAATATTCTTTTTGAAGCTTTTAGCAAGTGCTGGAACACTAAGCAATATATTTGGTTTTAATTCTTTGATATTTATAGGTATATTCTTTAATGTCTCCATGCCGGTTTTACCGCTCTGAACGGTTCCAACACTTGCGCCTAAAGCCATGAAACTGTAGAAGCCCGCCACATGAGCAAAGCAATGATCCAGTGGAAGAATTAGTAGTGTTCGGGTAGAGGTGGAAATGTCCATCAGCGTCAATGCTTGCTCTACATTTGCCGTGTAATTTCTGTGTGTTAGCATTATTCCCTTTGGATCGGCCGTAGTGCCTGAAGTATAAGTTATATTTGCCAGATCATCAGGTTTTATTGCCTCAACTCTGCGTTGTACCGCTTCGGGCTGCGTTTTCAAAAGTTGTTTCCCATCTGCAATCAATTTGCTTATCGGGATCTCGAGCTCCTCATATTCTGTCTGGTCATCAAGTATGATTACTTTCTTTATCAGTGGAAGCGACTTTATTATAGCACGTATCTTTTTCAATTGACCGCCCGAAACAAAAATATATTTTGTTTCAGAATGAATTAGGCGGAATATCAAATCATTACTTTCTTCGAGTTTTATTGATAAGGGAACATTCACTGCGCCTGCATGCAGTATGCCCAGTTCTCCTATAATCCAGGCATTTCTACCTTCCGAAAGCAATGCCACTTTATCATACATTTCTATTCCAAGCTGTATTAAACCGGCAGCCAGGTGTTGCGCTTGTTGTTGCGTTTCAAGGTAAGTTGTAGGAACAAACTCGGTGGTTGTTTTTTCCCATAAAAAAGGATTTTGTGCAAATCTTTCTACACTGCTGTTGAGTAAGTCTATGATGGTAGGTTTCATTTATCTGTGATATTATGTTTGTGTTTTACCATGATTTTTGTAATGAAAGATATTCGTTTCTTCTTGCAAAGATACTAAATCAGTATTAAAGTTGAGCAGGAATAACAGTTCTGGTATATGTACACAAAAAAGCCTGCTTAATTGCAGGCTTTTTGTTGGATTTAAATTTTATTGCTTATCAAAGAAGAAGTCGCATCGCCGGTTCGGGCGGTATCTT contains:
- a CDS encoding AMP-dependent synthetase/ligase, which encodes MKPTIIDLLNSSVERFAQNPFLWEKTTTEFVPTTYLETQQQAQHLAAGLIQLGIEMYDKVALLSEGRNAWIIGELGILHAGAVNVPLSIKLEESNDLIFRLIHSETKYIFVSGGQLKKIRAIIKSLPLIKKVIILDDQTEYEELEIPISKLIADGKQLLKTQPEAVQRRVEAIKPDDLANITYTSGTTADPKGIMLTHRNYTANVEQALTLMDISTSTRTLLILPLDHCFAHVAGFYSFMALGASVGTVQSGKTGMETLKNIPINIKELKPNILLSVPALAKSFKKNIEANIRAQGDMVNRLFNFALNLSYSYNKEGYNKGKGLQILKKPLIVLFDRILFKKVREAFGGNLDFFIGGGALLDIDLQRFYYAIGIPMFQGYGLSEATPIISSNGLKHHKLGSSGYLVKPLELKIYDSEGKQLPNYEKGEIVIKGENVMAGYFKNEKATAETIKDGWLHTGDMGYMDNDGFLYVVGRFKSLLISSDGEKYSPEGIEESIADNSRYIDQVVLYNNQNPYTTALIVPNKEALKRYVKEKKPQLSWDSNEAKELALNKLQKEINEYKKGGRLEGLFPERWLPSAVAVIGEPFSEQNGLVNSTMKIMRGKVEERYAARIEGLYSTGAKSIQTPENLEALK
- a CDS encoding M16 family metallopeptidase, with the protein product MKKNLFRLFSVSLMLMLALQAGAQQVQPIPLDPKIRYGKLDNGLTYYIRANAEPKQRAEFFIAQNVGSILENDNQNGLAHFLEHMAFNGTKNFPGKGVISFLEKHGVKFGENINAYTALDETVYNLSDVPTIQEGVVDSALLVLHDWSSYITLDDKEIDSERGVIMEEWRTRFGADRRMWKESNKIKYPGSQYGIRDGIGDTAVIKHFKYDVIRDYYKKWYRPDLQAILVVGDIDVDKIEAKIKTLFSSIPKKENAGERPIYTVADNDKPIVALVSDKEANVTRITLEYKHEKLPAEIQLSVQGYAKGIADNLISTIIGERFNEITQQANAPFVGAMAGYGELVKSKDAFTMLAVPREGKEAEGLNALLLEAEKIKRFGFTNAELERAKTNMLKQFETSYKDRDHRKNNSLVTEYVRNFLHNEPVPGIEWEYQTIQAILPNLTVNVINQVAKSYITEKNLLVTITSPEKPTVKVPNNDQVLAAITEAGKAQLTAKAEETLNKPLVEKAPVAGKVIKKGQNPKLGTTEWTLSNGVRVIFKPTTFKQDEILLSAYSEGGLSKVKDISLLPSATLASTIVGNNGLGSYSQVDLNKILTGKVVSVQPQITNYEEGFGGKSSVNDFETMMQLVYLYYTAPRKDDNAFSALINMYRTSLANSATDPRKAFSDTINTLVTNRNPRTVIMNLNTITKVDQDKALAFFKERFANPADFTFILAGNVDPNNVKVSNAICTYLGGLKTTKVLEKFTDNNIRKPQGKVSNTFEKDMKTAKASNLVLYNGAMPYNIVNNTLVGAIGDILDIRYTESIREKEGGTYGVGVRAGISHQPIDNATLLMQFDTDPAKQAKLIGMIYDEVNEIVKNGPKTEDVQKVKQNLLKTYNENLRENGWWLNTVESYYHNQINYVDNYKNAVEAITPQSIQSTLAKLVSQGNVMEVVMKPTK
- a CDS encoding GAF domain-containing protein; its protein translation is MSEELFIPVGSGKKEIYETLLPQIAALIEGETDFIANLANITAVLKESFGWWWVGFYIVKEDVLVLGPFQGPIACTRIRLGKGVCGTAWKEEKSQFVPDVNLFPGHIACSSSSVSEIVVPVFDNQDKVIAVLDVDSERYDVLDETDVTYLEKIAKIVTKSLV
- a CDS encoding tungsten formylmethanofuran dehydrogenase subunit C, with translation MKKLRYNIKINAPVSKVYDVMLGISNKATYEQWTALFNPTSTYEGSWNKGSKMHFIGVDENGENGGMVSEIAENIPNRFVSIRHYGLLKADKEITEGPEVEKWACGFENYSFEEINGVSVLNVELDTPDDFEDFMNETYPLALDRLKEICEE